The DNA region GCACAAGCTGCTCGGCGCGCCCACGTTCCTGGACGAGGAGCGCGAGAAGGAGCTGCCCCCCGGCGTGGCCGTGGGCTTGGCATGGACTCCGTACGGCGGCGAGATTCTGCACATCGAGGCGTCCACCATGCCCGGCAAGGGCCACCTGACGCTGACCGGCAAGCTCGGCGACGTGATGAAGGAGTCGGCCCAGGCCGCCATGACCTACGCCAGAGCCCGCGCCGAGACCCTGGATATCGATCCGCAGTTCTTCGAGAAGCGCGACATCCATATCCACGTGCCGGCCGGCGCTACGCCCAAGGACGGCCCCTCGGCCGGCATCGCCCTGGTCACGGCCCTGGTCTCCGCCCTCTCGGGCAAGCCCATCTACTCGGAGCTTGCCATGACCGGCGAGATCACCCTGCGCGGGCGCGTCCTCCCCGTGGGCGGCATCAAGGAGAAGATCCTGGCCGCCGTTGCCCACGGCATGAAGGAGGTCGCCATTCCCAAGCAGAACAAGAAGGACCTCGAAGACGTGCCGGCGGAGCTCAGGCGCAAGCTGAAGATCCGCTACATCGAGCACATCGACGAGATCTGGCCGGCCGCCTGGCACATGGAGGTGAAGAAGTAGATGGCCGTTATCCGTACCCTGCTCTCGGCCGGGAAGTTTGCGGCCAGGGGCGTTGCCGAGGTGGCGCTCTCCCGCTCCCACGCCGGCCGCACGGCATTGGCCGTGGCCGCGCTCATGGGCCGAGCCACACCGCTGGGACGCGCCTTCCTGCTCTACGAGGTGGGCCGGGCCGCCTATGACTGGCGCCGGGAGTACAAGAAAGCCAAGGCGTTGCAGAAGAGCCTGCGCGCCGAGAAGGCCGGCGCGGACGCCGCAGTCCAGTTCGAGGTGGTCGCACCGGCGCAGACCGGCTAGCCCCCTCCTCGCACACCACGATGCACACGCCCCCGGCTCCATGGTTTCATGGCCGGGGGCGTTTTTTTATACGAGACGGCGGAGGCTTCGCACGTGCTCTGCGCGGCCGTCTTTACCACATCCCCCATCTCATGCATGATGTGGAACCACCGTTTTTAACCCAGGGTTCCCGCACGCGCCATCCCTGTGCGAACCCGGCGCGCGCCGCCATAAACGCAATACGGACTCACCCCGTGACAGCACTCTACACGCCTGAAGCTAGGCAACTCATGGCAATACATCCGTTGTTCAAGCGCCTTTCCGGCCAGGTCATCTGGGCCCTGCTGGAAGAGGCCGGGCTCGATCCCGACGCCATCGACGCCTTCATGGACCGCTTCGAGAAGCTCAGGGCCGAGACCCTGTCCCTGCTCGACGAGCTGGACAACGAAGGCGGTGCCCTGGAGATCGTCGCACGCAACGCAACCTGCCCCGCGTGCGAGTCCTGCGCCAGCCTCGTTGGCCGCTGCATCCCCGGCGATGTCCCGGCCCCCTACAGCCTCATGCCGCCGTACGGCCTGGGCTGCCGGCTGACGGCGCGCCACCTGCCGCCGGCCACGCTCATGACCAACACCGATGCGCGGCTGCTCATAGACCCGGAGGACCTGCCCGTCGGCGGCCCGATGTGCAGTTGCGCCATGGAGCAGGACGACCTGGCGCGCTGGCTGCTGCCTGACCAGGAGAAGTAGCCCGGCACCGTCATCAGAGCCGGTGACAGTGTATTGCGTCGGATCATGCGGCGAGAGGCCGCTGGCTACTTCGCATGAAGAAGCAACCGGGTGAATGATTTTCTGGATATGGCTGCGCTGCTGATGTATCGTGGATTGCATCAGCGAATGTCCACAATTTTAGAGCATATTAACCTTGAAAAGGTTTAGATGCTCTTATGCATTTACCTGAAACAATAGTAATTTGTTTCAGATGGGAGTCTTGTTGAAAGACGAAAATGCTCTAGACACCAGGGAGTATCGTATGGAACGTTTCGCGCGCATCGCGCTTCGCATGGCCCTGCTTGTTCTGCTGGCCGGCGCCCTGCTGGCCGCCGCATGCTCCGGCGAGCACCCCGCCGAAACCAACGCGACCAATCAGACTGGCCAGACCGGGGCGATGGACGAAGCCCCCACGGGCGTTCCCGGCATGCCGGACAACATCAACCTTGTCTGCGGCGACAACATGCCGGTCACAGCCGAGCCCACCATGCTGCCGCTCCAGCTGCACGTAGGCGAGGACGCCTACGACGTCAGCGCGGAGCAGACGCCGCTGGGCATGGATTTCGTGGGCAAGGACATTGTGCTCTCCATGAAGGAAAAGGAGATCACCCTGCTGCTGGGTGAGAGGACCTACAACTGCCGGCAGGTTGAAGAGTAGAAGCCATCGCAAAAATGTTCTTTGGCCCCGTGGCTGCGTCAGGCTCGCTCCGCCCGAAGGTCCAAATATTATTGGACATACTCCCTCGGGGCAGAACTCGACGTCCTTGCCATAGAACGAAATATCTGCTTTTGAGATGACTTTTAGTCTGAATTTCTACGAGACTGATGGGTTATGCCATGAAACGAATTGCCACGGCCTGCCTCCTGCTCGCGCTGCTTCTGCCCCTGGGCGGCTGCGGCGACTCCCCCGAAGACACCTCTTCGCAGTCGGCCATCGAAGACTCCCGCGTGGTGGACGAGGACAACCAGACCTCGCCGGATCTGCCCGACGAGGTCGCCTACATCTGCGAGAACAAGGACGGCGAAGAGGTCATCGAGCTGCTGGCGGATTTCTCGGCCGAGCCGCTGCTCCTGCGCATCGAGGATTCGACGTTCAAACTCGACCGCGTCGAGTCGGCCTCCGGTTCCAGATACGAGACCGATGGCATAGTCTTCTGGATCAAGGGCAGCGAGGCCATGCTCACCATGCGCGGCAGTGATTTCCACTGCAGCACGGCCACGGACTGAGCCGAGGGGCGCCGCCCTCCCGAGAAGACACGGCGGCCGGGCCCGATGCTCCGGTTCAGGCTTGCGCGCGCTCGGCAGCCCGGCGCACGGACTCCACGAACTCCTTGATCTTGAAGGGCTTGGGGAAGAAGTCGAAGACCTCGCCGCGTAGCGCCTCGATGGCGGTGTTCAGATGGGCGAACGCCGTGATCATTATGACCTGGCTTTTGGGCGCAAGACTCTTGATCGTCTTGAGCACCTCCATGCCGTCGATGCCCTTCATCTTCAGGTCCGTCACGACCACCTCGAAGCTCTTTTCCCGGAAACGATCCAGGGCCTTGGCAGGATCGACGAACGTCTCCACCTCGAAACCGGCCGCTTCCAGATGATACTTCGACATGTCGCCAACAACCTTCTCGTCGTCAATGATCATAACCGCCGGCTTACTCATCCGTGTCCTCCATCTGCGGTGTCGCGGGCAGGTGGATCTCAAAAGTCGTCCCTTTGTCCACCTCGCTGCTCGCGGTAATGGTTCCCGAGTGGTTCTTTACTATTCCGTAGCTTACTGAAAGGCCCAGGCCCGTGCCGTCCACCCCCTTGGTGGAGAAGAACGGGTCGAAAATGTGGCTGAGCGTCTCCGGGGACATGCCCTTCCCGGTGTCCTCGATAACGATATGCACCTCGTCGCGCTTCTCCGTGGTCGTGGTTCGTATCGTCAGGTCCTGCCCCGGCTTCATGGCCTGGATGGCGTTGGTGATGATGTTCACGAAGACCTGGTTGATCTGGTGCTTGTCCATGTTCACGGTGGGGATGCCGGAGTCGAGGTCGAGGTGCACCTCGATGTCCGAGACGTCGAGCATGTTCTGGACCAGGCCGAGGGTGCGATTGATGACTTCATTGATGTCGCCCGGGCTGAAGGAGGCCACCTTGGGCTTGGCGAAGTCGAGCAGGTTGACCACGATGGCGCGGATGCGCTCGCACTCGCCCAGAACCTGATCCATGAACTCGATGCGCTTCTCCCGCGGCAGCATGTCGTACATCTCCTGGTAGGTCTGGGCGATCATGGAGATGTTGTTCAGCGGGTTGGTTATCTCGTGCGCCACGCCGGCCGTGAGCACGCCCAGGGAGCCCAGCTTTTTCGACTGCACCAGCTCGTCCTCGCGCAGGCGCAGCTCCTGGGACATGCTGTTCATGGCTGTGATCACCGTGCCCATCTCGTCGTCCGGTACCTTGCCGTCGATGATCCGGAAGCGCCCCTTGGAGATGTCCCTGGCCAGCATGGTCACCTTCTTCATGGAAGAGAAGATGCGGCGGTAGATAAGCGGCGTGAGGAATACGGCAAGCACCAGGAATATCAGGAAGGACGCCAGCATGCCGCGCTTTGCCTTGGTGATGATCTTGTCGATCTTGGCCCGCTCCTCCCGCGTCAACCGGGTCGAAAGCTCCAGAAGCCGTCTGCCGAACTCCCGCAGGGTGGTTTCGGCCACGACATCCCGCGTGCCGGACTCGGCAATGAGCTGGGCTTCGTGCTCGTATTGGCTCAGGGAGTTTCGCAGCGCCTGATACTTGGCCTCGCCGATGGCCGGAATCATCGCGTCGCTGAAACTGTCCAGGGTTTTGCCGGCGGCCTTGATTATGGAGAGTATGTCCCGCATGGCCTGGTCGTCCTTGAACAGGAAATAGTTCTTCTCGTACAGGCGCATTTGCAGGAACGAGGCGTTGAGCCCCTCCTGAATCTCCATGTACCGGCTCGATGTGGTGAGCGTGCCGACATCGTGCACGGCGAACATGCCCATGAGAGCAAGCAGGCCGATGATGATCACGCCGTGGAGGATGAGGGTGCGTTTAATCGTCATAGTCTTCGTACCGGAGGCACCGCGGCGTTTCGGAGTACTCCCTGCGCACCGGCCAGTACCAGATGGCGCCGTCGATGAGCATGCCCAGGCCCGCGAGGATGAGCAATCCATCCAGAAGACTCAGCGGACTGAGGCCGAAGTATGTTAGCAAACCAAGACCGAACGTGAAAACGGCGGCGCCTGTGCGGAAAAAGGCCAAGCCGGTCCGCGCTCTTGCGGCCAGGGTCCGGTAGCAGGCCAGGATGGTCCGTTGCGCGGCCAGGACATTGCGCTCCCGAGCCAGGGTGATGCGCTCCCTGTAGCCGCCGCGTGGTTCGACAACCGTGGAGTACAGGCCCAGGGAGTCGCCTAGCCGGCCGAGCATCGTGCGCTTCATGGGCCGGCCGTTGGCCGGGTCGTGCAGCTCGATGAAGTGGAACTCCTCCAAAAAGTACACCACGGCCGAGGTGGCCTCCACCAGGTTCTGATCCGAGATGTGCCGCCACGACCGGCGCAGGCGGGTGTACGAGAAGATGGCCACGGTGGCCAGCGTGGCTCCGGCCACCACAAGGAGCCAAAGCGCCGGCTTGGGGATGATCGGATTGTCCAGACGCAGCAGGCTGTTGCCCATACCGATGAGACCCAGCCCCCACCGCAGGCTGTTGAGCCAGGTCCGGCCGCAGGCGAGATTGGTGCGCTGGCAGGCCAGCTTGGTCCGCCACAGGGCCATGGTGTTGCGCCAGTAGGCCATGGTCGTGCGCTGGATGCCCACCGGGCCGTTGGTGTCGCGCATGGCAAAGTCCTGCGCGTACCAGCCAATCTCCTCCCGCAGGCAGGCCAGGAACCGTTTGGGCCGGCCCGGGAAGAGCTCTTCGATCTCGGCCTTGGCAGCGCCGTCGTCGAACTCGCTGATGGCGAAGGTCAGGACATCGTGCACGCGGCAGACAGGAAACCACAGCCCGCGGGCCGGTCCTTCCGCCTGAAAGGCCAAACGGGCCAGATCGTCCGGCACGGGCGGACGCTCGTCGTACGTCAGCGTGTCCAGGCCGCTGTACGTTGCCAGAGCGCCGCGCAGGGTGGACCGGGCAAGGCCGAGCTTCTGCCGGAAGTAGACCTCGGGATGGATGCCGTCGACGCGCCAGGCTGCATCGGCGGCTGCGAGGTCGCCCCGGCTGATGACGCCATCCTCGGCCAGCGAGGCATACGGCGCCGCGGCGGAAGAAAGCGTTGCGTCAGGGTTGTCCATGTTCCAGCTCGAAAGTGGTCCATTGTCCGGGCGGCTTGGTGTAGTCGGGGATGTCGATCTCCATGCCCGGTTCGCAGTAGGAAAGCTGCCAGCGGTTGCGACGCGCCGTGCGGTGCCAGAGGAAACCGTCGGCGAGCAGCAGCAGGCCGATGCAGAGAATGGTGGAGTCGAAAATAATCCAGCCGGGGGTGTGGTGGGGGCTGGTCAGCAGCAGGCCCAGACCCACGGCCACGAAGTTCACACCGGTGCGGATGTAGGCGAACCCGGTTCTGGAGCAGGCAAGGCTCGTGCGGAAACGGGACATCACGTTGCGGCGTTCTGCCAGCAGCGTGCGTTCCAGAGCCAGACCCGTGGAGCCCCAGATGCCTTCGCTGCACCCGGGCGAGATCAGAGGAATGGAGCGGCTGCGCAGGCTGTTTTCCTCCAGCACCGGCGGCGTGAGCATGCTCCAGGCGCTGGTCTTCTCGCCTGCGCGGTGCGCTTCGGTCAGGCTGGTGCGGCCGGCGCCGTGGCCGGAAAGGTACCAGCTCAGCCCTTCCAGAATGAGAATGACGCCCACCACGAGCAGGCCGATATCCACCACGTCCATGGGATGGGCGTGGATTCTGCGCATCAGGGCCGTGCCAAGACCGGTAAGGGCGATGCCTGTCCGCACCAGGGCCATGCCCGTGCGGGACTTGGCCATGACGGTCCGGAAATGGGCCTGCCGGGTGCGCTCCATGGCCAGCTCGGTGCGCTCCAGCGCCAGAAAACGGCGGCGCATGACCGGCGAGTGGCGCTCGACCTCCTCCATCCACTGCGCCGCGCCAGGAACAGGACCGCTACGGCTGATGCGGATGCGTCCCTGGTCGAAAACCGCCACGGGCACTGTCACGTCCGGTCCGGGAGGCTCCGGAGGAGCCAGCCTCTTGCGCGCCAGCTTCCTGGCCGGGAGGTACCAGGTGAGCCCCTCCGAGGCGAGCACCACGCCGCAGATCGCCAGAACTGCCTCCGGCACGATGATCCAGCCGGCTCCGAAGACCTTGAGCAGCATCATAGCAATGGCGATAAGCGCCAGGCCGGTGCGCAGCATGGCCAGGCCGGTACGGCCCTTGGCAAGAAGGGTGCGGTAGCTGGAAAGCTGCGAGCGGTGCGCGGCGAGAAAGGTGCGCGTCCGCGCCAGGAAGGTGCGCGCCGCCACCACAGGAAAGCCGGGGTTGAGATCCTCGGCATGGTCGATGAAACGCTGGATCGCCTCTGCGCCGGCAGCCGAGATGGAGACGTCCGCAACGCCGCACATCTCTTGCGCCTCGCGGCGTACGGCCTCCTGGTTCTGCCGGCACGTCGCAACCCAGGCCCAGTCGCCGTCCCTTTTGAGCGGCACCCAGCCCTTGTCGCGCAGCGTTTCGAAATCGAGCGCCTCGGCCAGGGATTCCGGCGGGGCTATCGCCTCGTCGAAGTACACTGTGGCCGGGACCGCGCGCTGGTTTGTAACTTGATCCACGTGTTCCTCGATGGGAATGAAAACAGGCTCGAGTCCACGGAGTCCCCAAGGGCAAGGCAGGCGTCGAACCAGGACGCGGACCGTACGAATGGGGATATACGGCCCGCGCCGCCGCCATACGGCGGGCTGGGCAGGTTTTGTTGTCTAGACCAAGGCCTGTTGTGCGTCAACGGCGTGACAGGATCTTGCTCGTACTCTCTATGGGACGGTTCCTCCACCGGCTCCATGCTCAGCTTAAAAGTATCACTATTCCGACAAGATATATAGATGTATACAATTTGTTAATGAAATCTGCGAACCGAATACAGGCTGCACAGAACCGCCACCTAACGAAACCGCCGCCAAAGGCAGTGACGCTGCCCGGCTCGGGAGACGCAATTCCGATCAAAGTAATGGAGGAATCGACTTGAGCTTCCTGGTCGCACAGGATACATGGGGATTTTGCGGAATGGCCAATCCACGTCCGTACGGCGCATTTGAAAGCTCTCCCCGGCACTGAAACTCCATGTTGCCGCACCCCATACCGGGCTTGCCTTGAAGGAAACGTGGATCGGGGTGGCCTGAAAATCCTGCAGCGGCTTCAGGTTCCGGTCCGGAAAGTGTGGCAGGCCGACGCCATGCACTCATGGCAACAGGAAGAGAGACTGCAGAGCATGATCGACGCTGCACATCTACAACGTCGTATCTTCACCATCTCCATTCTGGCGCTGCTGGTTACGGGCGTCTGTATCGCCATTCTGACGCTGGTTCCGTTTTACCGCCACCTGGGCCAACGCGCCGAGGACACCCTCTTCTACACCATGCGCTCCAACCTCGTGGGCGTGGAGGAGTACGTCCAGCGCGCACTCGACGTTACCTCGCAAATAGGCAGCCGGACCCAAATCCGTGTCAAGCTGGAGCAGTACAACGCCGGGCTCATCAGCCTGGAGGAGCTACGCTCGTTCAGCGCGCCCAAGCTGCTGGACGCCCTGCGCGTCTCTCCCGAGGCCGTGGGCATGGTCCGTTTCGACGTCTCGGGGAACGTGGTCGTGCAGGCCGGAAACGATATTCCAAAAAGCATTGGAACAAGCCACATCCCCATCCTCAGTGGCCCCACCGTGATGGGCCTGGCCCAAAACGGCGGGGAGCCGACCCTGGTCGTCTCGGCGGCCATACACGGAGCAGACAGGATCCAGGGCACGGACCTTGTTCTATTCAAGGCAAAGCCGCTGCATAACATAGTGACCGCAGCCACGGATGCCGGCACCGCAGGCTTTCTCGCCATTGTCCGCCGTGAAGGCAAGCGGCTCGTTCCCCTCTTCCCCAGGTCGGAGCTCAGCGAGACGGCCAGGAACCAGGTACCGGACCAGGAAAGCATCCGCGCCCTGTTCGCCAACGCCGTGGGAGGGAAGAGCGGCGTCTGGTCCGGGAAATGGCCGTCACTGGGCCAATCCGTGGTCGCCTATGCCCCGGTTCGGGGCACGTCCTGGGCCGTGTTCCAGGTCATGTCCAGATCCGAGCTCTACCACCACGTCTACCGGACCATCCGCAACGTCATCTTCGGCTTCCTGGTCGTCATGATCCTGAGCATCCTGGCCCTGGCCAAGACGCTCCGCCCGTTGTCCGGCCGAATCATCATCTACAACCGCGAGCTGAAGGAGCAGGTTCTGGAGCAGACCGCGCGGCTCAAGGCCGAGCTTGCCGAGCGCGAGGCGGCGGAGAAGCGCGCCGAGGCGGCGAATCAGGCCAAATCCGCCTTCCTGGCCAGCATGAGCCACGAGATCAGAACGCCGATGAACGGCATCATGGGCATGGCCGAGCTCGCCCTGATGAGCAATCCCGGCGACGAAGTACGCGAGTACCTGGAGCTGCTGCGCGGCTCCGGCAAGCATCTGCTGGAGCTCATCAACGACGTCCTCGACCTCTCCAAGATCGAGGCCGGCAAGGTGGAGCTGGCGCACAGGCCCATGGATCTTGGGGACGAGATGGAGAAGGTGCTGGCCCCGCTACGCAGAACGGCCAAAGACCAGGGACTGAGCCTGAACCTCTCCATCGCGCCCGAGGTGCCCGAGCAGTTGATGGGCGATGCCGGACGGCTCCGCCAGGTGCTGGTGAACCTCATCAGCAACGCCATCAAGTTCACCCACGAAGGCCTCGTGGAGGTTCGGATATCAGCCGAAGAGATTGACGGGAACCGGGCCCTGTTGCGGTTCGAGGTCCAGGACACCGGCGTGGGCATCCCGGAGGAGAACCTGCAGCACATCTTCGAGAGCTTTGCCCAGGGCTGGGCCTCGGCGCATCCCGAGTATGGCGGGACTGGCCTGGGCCTGAGCATCTCACGCGAGCTGGTCGAGCTCATGGGCGGCGCAATCAGCGTGGAAAGCGAGCTGGGCAAAGGCAGCTCCTTCGCCTTCACGGCGGAGTTCGCCCTGGGCGACAGCGCCGCTCCCGACCGCGAGGCCTGCACGCCCCAGCCGCCGATCGCCGACCGCTCCCTACACATCCTGGTGGCCGAGGACAACCAGGTGAATCAGCTCGTCATGCTGGCCATGCTTAAACGCGCAGGCCACCAGCCCGACCTGGCCGTCAACGGACACGAGGTTCTGAAGCGCCTGGCAGACGACTATTTCGATCTCGTGCTCATGGACATCCAGATGCCGGGGATGAAGGGCGACGAGGCCGTGCGCCGCATCCGCGCCGGCGAGGTGGACGGCGTGCGATGCGACATCCCCATCATCGCCTTGACGGCCTATGCTATGGAGGGCGACCAGGAACGCTTCCTGAACGCCGGGATGAACGGATATCTCGCAAAGCCAATCGATTTCGAAGGGTTGTGCGCGGCCCTCGATTCTGTCCTCCGCTGAATCAGCGGCTGCCGGACACAGCCGGCCTCCGCCCTGCCCCCGGCCGGGTTGGGCCGGGAGCTCGGACGAAGATTCTGCGCGGCCGGATCGAGACCTCCGCCCCGATCCGCCACATCGCTTCTGAAACTATTGTTCCTCGGACAACTTTCTGTCGATCTCCTCGGCCACGTGCTCGCCGGATAGGAGCATGCCGCCGAACACAGGGCCCATGCGGTAGGAGCCATACGTGGCGTTGGCCGCCATGCCCGCCACGAACACGCCCGAGAAGACCTCCTGCGTATTGTGCACGGTGTTGGCCTCGGCGCGCTCGGCCCACAGCGATTTCTCGCCCTCGATCTTGCCGGAAGACGTGTTCAGCACCACGTCGTTCTTGGCCACCAGCCGCTTGAGCACCTCGGTGTCGTGCCCGGTGCACTCGATGACGTAGCGCGTGGCGATGGTCACCGGGTCCACATGCAGGCCGGCGATCTCCACCGGAGAGGAGTTGATGACCAGGCCGGTGACGCGCGTCTGCCCGTTCTCCTCGCGCAGCACCACGTCCTCCACGGACATGCAGTTGAAGACTTGCGCGCCGGCGATGCAGGCGGTGGAGGCCAGTGTGGTGGTGGCGGCCACGGCGTCCGCCGTCCAGTAGCCGGGCTTGAACTCCTTGACCGGGATGCCCACCTCTTCCAGCAGGTGCTTGGATTCCTCCTGCACCACCAGGATGTTCCAGGTCATGCCACCGCCCCACATGCCACCGCCCAGGGAGAGCTTACGCTCGAACAGGGCTACGGAACGTCCCTTTTCCGCAAGCTTGCGCGCAGCTGTCAGTCCGGAAGGGCCGCCGCCCACAATGGCCACGTCCACGCTCAGGCAGTTGCGGAACTTGTTGAAGTATTCCGTCGCGATGGCTTCGGTAATTATGATTTCGTCGAGCTCCTGCGCCATATCGATTCTCCTAAAGGTGATGAGAGGTTACGCACCCATCATGCAGGAGGGATAATTGCGCGGCGCTCGATGGACCGGCCGAACGGCCGACATACAGGCGTGGTAAGGCGCATCCGATTCCCTCCGGCAGGATGAGCTGCATCAGGTTCCATGGGTATGATCTCAGCTCCGCGCCGCCTTGGACACGGAACACCCCAATCGGATAATGACTGCATACGGAAAGCGCCTTGCTTTGGCAAGACACCCCCTTCCCCTCCACCCTTCGCTGGCTTACTATCAGCCGCAACAGAGGAGTGACCATGACCTACGACACCCCAGCCCAGGTGCGGGCGGCCTGCCGCGACGGCAGACACGCCAGCCCCACGCCGGGCTTTTGCGACGGCTTTGCCCAGGCCAACGTGGTGGTTCTGCCCAAGCGCTACGCCTGGGATTTCCTGCTGCTGTGCCAGCGCAATCCCACGCCCCTGCCCCTACTGGAGGTCTACGATGCCGGCGATCCCATCTCCCGGAGCATGGCGCCCGGCTCGGATATCCGCACGGACTGCCCGCGCTATATAGTTCTGGAAAAGGGAAAAACGCGTGAGGTGACCGACATCTCGGACATCTGGCAGGACGATCTCGTCACCTTCCTGCTCGGCTGCTCCTTCACCTTCGAGTCCGGCTTGATGGAGGCGGGCGTACCTGTCCGCCACATCGAGGAGAACAGGAACGTGCCCATGTACCGCTCCAACATTCAGCTTACGCCGGCCGGCGTCTTCTCCGGCCCCATGGTCGTGTCCATGCGGCCTGTGCCGGCCAGGCTGGTGCCGGCAGCCGTGCTCTCCACGGCGCGCTTCCCGGCCGTGCATGGCGCACCAGTGTGGGTAGGCGATCCGCACGGTCTCGGCATCGAGGATCTGGACCGGCCGGACTTCGGCGACGCCGTAACCATGCGCGACGGCGAGCTGCCGGTCTTCTGGGCGTGCGGTGTGTCCGGCCTCTCGGCGGTCACCACCGCCGGCATGGACTTCGCCATCACCCATGCGCCCGGCCACATGCTGATGCTGGATGTGCGGGATTCGGAGCTTGGCGCGAACATCTCTATCTAAAATAATGGACTATATCCGTCCATTTTTTTAGACATCAAATGTTGTCTACCCGTGCTTTTGGCGGCGCCAGTCCCCGCGGAAGTCCGTACCCCGATGGATCATGCCGCGCAGCGTGGTGAGCAGCCCTTCCCACTCCTCGGCCGGTATGCCGTCCACGGCAGGCACCGGGGAGACATGTACGCCGTCCACGGCTCCGGAGTTGGCGCACAGCTCAATGGCCCGGCGCTCGCGGTCCGGGTAGTGCAGCACGTCGCTGTTGTGAGTCAGCACGGCCAGCCCGGCGATGATGCCGTCCGCGCCCCAGTTGGAGACACTGGCCACCACCAGGTAATCCGCGGCAAACACGGCGGCCGTGCCCTGGCCGCACGGGCATCCGCACGAGGTGGCCTGGGGCAGGAACTTGCCCAGATCCTCGCGAATCACGCCCATGCCCAGCTCGTTGCCCCCGTCGCCAATGCCCAGGATGGGAATGCCCCTGTCGCGGCCCATCTCGAAGAGCGGCTCGATATCCGCCACAAATCCTGCCAGGGGACGGCCGTTCATGCCGTGGTACACGCCGGCGGTGTTCTTGCCGGGCCGCTCCACGGCCACGAGCAGGTCGGGCTCCATGTTGGCGAGCACCTGCTCGCAACGGGTGCGGCACGCCGCCTCCTCCCGCGGGAAGGGCAGGATGTAGACCGGGTTCAGGTAGCTGATGGACTCCAGGCCCTCGGGATCGGCAATGCGCGGCGACAGGCCGGCGCCGATGCAGGCGGCCTTCACGGCGTCCACGAAATCCTCGTCCGTCACAATGAGCGAACGCGCGCCGCGTGCGACTCGAAGCGCCCGGGCCAGCATGGCCGCGCCCACAGGGCCGTCCGTCTCCGGTACGCCGCCGCCCATGGGAAAGCCGGTAGCGATGACGGCCAGGCCGCCCTCTTCGGGCAGGGCGTTGAGCACGAACCGCGCCGCACCCATGCACATGTCGCCAGGCTGTTTGCGTTGCAGCGCTTCATAGAGATGTCCGGCCACGCCGAGGCACGCCAGATCGAGAACGGCAATATTGTCGAGTGCTTTGGCAAGGGCTTCCTGCCGGGTCTGTTCTGCGCGATCCATTGTTACATCCA from Oceanidesulfovibrio marinus includes:
- a CDS encoding DUF4392 domain-containing protein, whose product is MDRAEQTRQEALAKALDNIAVLDLACLGVAGHLYEALQRKQPGDMCMGAARFVLNALPEEGGLAVIATGFPMGGGVPETDGPVGAAMLARALRVARGARSLIVTDEDFVDAVKAACIGAGLSPRIADPEGLESISYLNPVYILPFPREEAACRTRCEQVLANMEPDLLVAVERPGKNTAGVYHGMNGRPLAGFVADIEPLFEMGRDRGIPILGIGDGGNELGMGVIREDLGKFLPQATSCGCPCGQGTAAVFAADYLVVASVSNWGADGIIAGLAVLTHNSDVLHYPDRERRAIELCANSGAVDGVHVSPVPAVDGIPAEEWEGLLTTLRGMIHRGTDFRGDWRRQKHG